The Anas platyrhynchos isolate ZD024472 breed Pekin duck chromosome 3, IASCAAS_PekinDuck_T2T, whole genome shotgun sequence genome includes a window with the following:
- the PRPH2 gene encoding peripherin-2 has protein sequence MALLKVKFNQKKRVKLAQGLWLMNWFSVFAGIIVFSMGLFLKIELRKRSEVMDNSESHFVPNSLILMGILSCAFNGFAGKICYDSLDPTKFAKWKPLLKPYLALCFLFNILIFFVALICFLMRGSLESTLAQGLKNGMKFYRDTDTPGRCFMKKTIDMLQIEFKCCGNNGFKDWFEIQWISNRYLDFSSKEVKDRIKSNVDGRYLVDGVPFSCCNPSSPRPCIQYQVTNNSAHYSYDYQTEELNLWGRGCREALLHYYSSMMSSMGVVVLLVWLFETSVMVGLRLLHTALESIPNPEDPECESEGWILENSLKDTLKSALESLKKIGKFNQVEAGAEGAEGEEAGKTPAITTVS, from the exons ATGGCACTGCTGAAAGTCAAATTCAACCAGAAGAAACGGGTAAAACTAGCCCAGGGACTATGGCTCATGAACTGGTTTTCAGTGTTTGCTGGAATCATTGTTTTTAGCATGGGGTTGTTCCTCAAAATTGAGCTCCGCAAGCGAAGCGAAGTGATGGACAATTCTGAAAGCCATTTTGTGCCCAATTCTTTGATATTGATGGGTATATTATCCTGCGCCTTCAACGGTTTTGCTGGCAAAATTTGTTACGACTCTCTGGATCCCACTAAATTTGCCAAGTGGAAACCTTTGCTGAAACCCTACCTGGCACTATGTTTCCTCTTCAACATACTCATTTTCTTCGTCGCTCTGATTTGCTTTCTCATGCGGGGCTCTCTGGAGAGCACGCTGGCTCAGGGGCTGAAGAATGGCATGAAGTTCTACCGGGACACAGACACCCCCGGAAGATGCTTCATGAAGAAGACAATCGACATGCTCCAAATTGAGTTCAAATGCTGTGGAAACAATGGCTTCAAAGATTGGTTTGAAATTCAGTGGATCAGCAACAGATACCTGGACTTCAGCTCCAAGGAAGTGAAAGA TCGAATCAAAAGCAACGTGGATGGACGGTACCTGGTTGATGGCGTCCCCTTCAGCTGCTGCAACCCCAGCTCCCCGAGGCCCTGCATCcagtaccaggtcaccaacaaCTCGGCTCACTACAGCTACGACTACCAGACGGAGGAGCTCAACCTCTGGGGCCGTGGCTGCCGGGAAGCCCTCCTGCACTACTACAGCAGCATGATGAGCTCCATGGGTGTCGTCGTCCTCCTCGTCTGGCTTTTCGAG ACATCGGTGATGGTTGGCTTGCGCCTTTTGCACACCGCTCTGGAAAGCATCCCAAATCCTGAAGACCCTGAGTGTGAAAGCGAAGGGTGGATTCTAGAGAACAGCCTGAAGGACACTCTGAAGTCTGCGTTAGAGAGCTTGAAAAAGATTGGTAAGTTCAATCAGGTGGAAGCAGGCGCCGAAGGGGCTGAAGGAGAAGAAGCTGGGAAGACTCCAGCCATCACAACGGTCAGTTGA